Proteins from a genomic interval of Pithys albifrons albifrons isolate INPA30051 chromosome 15, PitAlb_v1, whole genome shotgun sequence:
- the MEIKIN gene encoding meiosis-specific kinetochore protein isoform X1, protein MERGRAPRPAKAPRHKRAASPLPEAAPPRRTRPAHGPAHTCRRSLFGRGPNPAGMKKKFSAKSLPKIKENAELTGEIPSCSQSNPVNVRETTDLKEKEEESEESSVRGKEFSTVNFESKEIMKTGEVTSSTGMTLPTGVSTFFFECLSVESITDFSNTNDSLNSCSSPETFRDDNSERTDFHSVALGKYYKNSTLLDSSKAVTIDKIPQISNLSAILEPVPKDLQDQCSRRKRPSNCNFTSSAFSVSTTVAGKKLCKITAARERTPDLKSGMRSPSPVGPESKPAKRSAKYKRLKGKKKEDSCNPSEASSSSFRQRDAPGNTSARAGGLAAEVVPNKVVPNKVVPTKIVPTKSTDSVLLPPCWSLRKTKPQKVLVMFSLHSWIPCVTEKRPAPLLDCHQSGSLPGPSQFQFRVRSGAVLEECLKTLLEVPKLGPAVERDEDFWVSAGVNRRNDCLVAVSGW, encoded by the exons ATGGAGCGCggccgcgccccccgccccgcgaAGGCTCCGCGGCACAAACGCGCCGCGTCCCCCCTGCCCGaggcggccccgccgcgccgcaCCCGCCCCGCACACGGCCCCGCACACACGTGTCGCCGGAGCCTGTTCGGCCGCGGGCCCAACCCCGCCG GTATGAAGAAAAAGTTCAGTGCGAAATCCCTgccaaaaattaaagaaaacgCTGAACTCACTGGAGAGATCCCTTCATGCAGCCAAAG CAATCCAGTGAATGTCAGAGAAACAACAGacctgaaagagaaagaagaggaatCAGAAGAGAGCAGTGTACGAGGGAAG GAATTCTCAACAGTCAACTTtgaaagtaaagaaattatgaaaactGGTGAAGTGACTTCAA gtactggaatGACTCTTCCCACAGGAGTTTCAACCTTTTTCTTTGAGTGTTTAAGTGTGGAGTCAATTACAGATTTTAGCAATACTAATGACAGCCTGAACAGCTGCTCATCCCCTGAAACATTCAGAGATGATAATTCAG AAAGAACTGATTTTCACTCTGTGGCCCTTGGCAAGTACTACAAGAACTCTACTCTACTGGACTCCAGCAAAGCAGTGACCATAGATAAGATACCACAGATCTCAAATCTTTCAGCAATATTAG aacCTGTACCAAAGGATCTTCAAGACCAGTGCAGTAGAAG GAAGAGACCATCAAATTGCAATTTCACTTCTTCAGCATTCAGCGTTTCAACTACTGTGGCAG GAAAAAAGCTCTGTAAAATTACAGCTGCAAGAGAGAGAACTCCAGACCTAAAAAGTGGTATGCGCTCTCCTTCACCGGTAGGACCGGAAAGCAAG CCTGCCAAACGAAGTGCCAAATACAAAAGGCTGAAGggtaagaaaaaagaagacagtTGTAATCCATCAGAAGCAAGTTCATCATCATTCAGGCAACGTGATGCCCCAGGAAACACCTCAGCCAGAGCAGGGGGGTTGGCAGCAGAAGTTGTGCCAAACAAAGTTGTGCCAAACAAAGTTGTGCCAACCAAAATTGTGCCAACCAAATCAACAGATTCTGTGCTG CTTCCACCATGCTGGTCACTGAGGAAGACAAAGCCCCAGAAAGTCCTGGTAATGTTCAGCTTGCACAGCTGGAT CCCCTGTGTGACAGAAAAGAGACCTGCTCCATTGTTAGATTGTCACCAGTCCGGAAGCCTTCCAGGCCCCAGCCAGTTCCAGTTCAGAGTCAGGAGTGGTGCTGTCCTGGAGGAGTGCCTGAAG acacTGTTAGAAGTACCAAAACTTGGACCTGCTGTAGAGAGAGATGAAGATTTCTGGGTCTCAGCAGGAGTCAACAGAAGAAATGACTGTCTTGTTGCTGTGTCAGGGTGGTGA
- the MEIKIN gene encoding meiosis-specific kinetochore protein isoform X2 codes for MERGRAPRPAKAPRHKRAASPLPEAAPPRRTRPAHGPAHTCRRSLFGRGPNPAGMKKKFSAKSLPKIKENAELTGEIPSCSQSNPVNVRETTDLKEKEEESEESSVRGKEFSTVNFESKEIMKTGEVTSSTGMTLPTGVSTFFFECLSVESITDFSNTNDSLNSCSSPETFRDDNSERTDFHSVALGKYYKNSTLLDSSKAVTIDKIPQISNLSAILEPVPKDLQDQCSRRKRPSNCNFTSSAFSVSTTVAGKKLCKITAARERTPDLKSGMRSPSPVGPESKPAKRSAKYKRLKGKKKEDSCNPSEASSSSFRQRDAPGNTSARAGGLAAEVVPNKVVPNKVVPTKIVPTKSTDSVLQTASTMLVTEEDKAPESPGNVQLAQLDPLCDRKETCSIVRLSPVRKPSRPQPVPVQSQEWCCPGGVPEDTVRSTKTWTCCRER; via the exons ATGGAGCGCggccgcgccccccgccccgcgaAGGCTCCGCGGCACAAACGCGCCGCGTCCCCCCTGCCCGaggcggccccgccgcgccgcaCCCGCCCCGCACACGGCCCCGCACACACGTGTCGCCGGAGCCTGTTCGGCCGCGGGCCCAACCCCGCCG GTATGAAGAAAAAGTTCAGTGCGAAATCCCTgccaaaaattaaagaaaacgCTGAACTCACTGGAGAGATCCCTTCATGCAGCCAAAG CAATCCAGTGAATGTCAGAGAAACAACAGacctgaaagagaaagaagaggaatCAGAAGAGAGCAGTGTACGAGGGAAG GAATTCTCAACAGTCAACTTtgaaagtaaagaaattatgaaaactGGTGAAGTGACTTCAA gtactggaatGACTCTTCCCACAGGAGTTTCAACCTTTTTCTTTGAGTGTTTAAGTGTGGAGTCAATTACAGATTTTAGCAATACTAATGACAGCCTGAACAGCTGCTCATCCCCTGAAACATTCAGAGATGATAATTCAG AAAGAACTGATTTTCACTCTGTGGCCCTTGGCAAGTACTACAAGAACTCTACTCTACTGGACTCCAGCAAAGCAGTGACCATAGATAAGATACCACAGATCTCAAATCTTTCAGCAATATTAG aacCTGTACCAAAGGATCTTCAAGACCAGTGCAGTAGAAG GAAGAGACCATCAAATTGCAATTTCACTTCTTCAGCATTCAGCGTTTCAACTACTGTGGCAG GAAAAAAGCTCTGTAAAATTACAGCTGCAAGAGAGAGAACTCCAGACCTAAAAAGTGGTATGCGCTCTCCTTCACCGGTAGGACCGGAAAGCAAG CCTGCCAAACGAAGTGCCAAATACAAAAGGCTGAAGggtaagaaaaaagaagacagtTGTAATCCATCAGAAGCAAGTTCATCATCATTCAGGCAACGTGATGCCCCAGGAAACACCTCAGCCAGAGCAGGGGGGTTGGCAGCAGAAGTTGTGCCAAACAAAGTTGTGCCAAACAAAGTTGTGCCAACCAAAATTGTGCCAACCAAATCAACAGATTCTGTGCTG cAAACAGCTTCCACCATGCTGGTCACTGAGGAAGACAAAGCCCCAGAAAGTCCTGGTAATGTTCAGCTTGCACAGCTGGAT CCCCTGTGTGACAGAAAAGAGACCTGCTCCATTGTTAGATTGTCACCAGTCCGGAAGCCTTCCAGGCCCCAGCCAGTTCCAGTTCAGAGTCAGGAGTGGTGCTGTCCTGGAGGAGTGCCTGAAG acacTGTTAGAAGTACCAAAACTTGGACCTGCTGTAGAGAGAGATGA